A stretch of DNA from Tubulanus polymorphus chromosome 6, tnTubPoly1.2, whole genome shotgun sequence:
aattcattccgAATGTTTGAGCAGCAGTGTTACCTAGAGTCAAATGATTGTGACTGTTCAGCTGTAAACTGCCATTGCTGATGtatatttctatgattgtaTATACAGATGCGTTCAGGGAGGAACGACAGCGATTCCAGGTGCGTTTGGCTGCGGTAAAACTGTCATCTCGCAATCATTATCCAAATACTCAAACAGTGATGTGATTATATACGTCGGTTGTGGTGAACGAGGTAATGAGATGTCTGAAGTATTGAGAGACTTCCCTGaggtaaatatatctatccttcctctctctctctcctcatcgctctcctcatctctctcctctctcttggTGTTTCTTTAACTgatgtttcatgttttttaGTTGACGATCGAAGTCGAAGGAAAACAAGAATCAATTATGACTCGAACAGCTTTAGTAGCGAATACATCAAACATGCCTGTAGCAGCTCGTGAGGCTTCCATTTATACAGGTAatactccccctcccctcccctccctccccctcccctcccctccctccccatCCCCTCCAGCAGCTCGTGAGGCTCCTATACATGTCACTCAACCCCCCAAACCCAGGATTTAAACTCCTCCATTGTGTTGTGTATTGTAGGAATTACGTTGGCTgagtatttccgtgatatggGTTACAACGTATCAATGATGGCTGATTCGACGTCTCGTTGGGCCGAGGCGTTGAGAGAAATCTCCGGACGTCTGGCTGAGATGCCCGCTGATTCCGGTTACCCGGCGTACCTCGGAGCACGTCTAGCGTCTTTCTACGAGAGAGCTGGTCGCGTTAAATGTATCGGTAATCCTGAACGAGAGGGAAGCGTTACCATTGTAGGAGCGTAAGTTTTACTCTtatgtgatgtcatagggggatttatggaggcagacatctatTCTATAGAAGCAGATTAAATCACTAGtaaacaatttgatgatgtcatagggggattgaggcagacatcttttctagaagtagATTAAATCACTagtaaaaaatttgatgatgtcatagggggatttatggaggtagacatcttttctacaagtgtctatagatcaaatcattagtagacaatttgatgatgtcataggtggatttatggagacagacatcttttctaaaaaaatgtttatagATAAGATCACTAAGGAGAtaaatgatgtcataaggaGAATCAGGACTAATATGTGTGTGTATTGTGTCTATTGTAGTGTGTCTCCCCCTGGTGGTGATTTCGCCGACCCCGTCACCGCGAACACTCTCGGTATTGTGCAGGTGTTCTGGGGTTTAGATAAGAAACTCGCTCAGAGGAAACATTTCCCGTCGATAAACTGGTTGATTAGTTACAGTAAATACATGAGAGCTTTAGATGATTATTACGAGAAAAACCATCCGGAATTTGTTGCTCTACGAACAAAGGTACAAAACCCCCCTTAAAACCCCCTTCAAACTCAATCCCTCCTATAGATCCCTTCATACCCCTTAAAACCCCTTACAACCCCTCCAATCCCCCTATAGACCCCTCCATACTCCTTACAACACTCCCTTCAATCATCAGAAATATGTTGCTCCATAAACAAACGTCAAAGGTACTCCCTATTCTTACTCAACTCTCCATTTATACCCTATATTCCCCCtactttcaatgaaatattgctgaaaaaaattcaattgatcAAATCGGATAGCAGTTTTCAGGGGCCGGTTTCTTCGCCCCCCTCTCACTCTTTCACTCACTCTCTGTTTGAATTGTAGCAGTattcaggggccggtttcTTCGCCCCCTCTCACTCTTTCACTTACTATCTGTTTGAATTGTAGCAGTattcaggggccggtttcTTCGCCCCCTCTCACTCTTTCACTCACTATCTGTTTGAATTGTAGCAGTattcaggggccggtttcTTCGCCCCCTCTCACTCTTTCACTCACTATCTGTTTGAATTGTAGCAGTattcaggggccggtttcTTCGCCCCCTCTCACTCTTTCACTCACTATCTGTTTGAATTGTAGCAGTattcaggggccggtttcTTCGCCCCCTCTCACTCTTTCACTCACTATCTGTTTGAATTGTAGCAGTattcaggggccggtttcTTCGCCCCCCTCTCACTCTTTCACTCACTATCTGTTTGAATTGTAGCAGTTTTCAGGGGCCGGTTTCTTCGCCCCCTCTCACTCTTtcactctctctcactctttcactcactctctctctctgaatTGTAGACTCGTGAGATTCTACAGGAAGAAGAAGAACTCTCCGAGATTGTACAGTTAGTCGGTAAAGGTTCCCTCGCTGAATCCGATAAAATCACTTTAGAAGTCGCTAAATTATTGAAAGATGATTTCCTTCAACAAAACGGATATTCATCGTACGATAAGTAAGTACGCCCGACCTCTCGACACGTCACATGTTCGAGGTTCACGTGATGTTTATAAATGTTTGTTATTTCAGATTTTGTCCGTTCTATAAAACGGTTGGAATGTTAAAGAATATGATCACATTCTACGACAGCGCTCGCCATGCGGTAGAAACAACTGCTCAGAGCGATAATAAAATCACCTGGGCAATCATTAGAGAtagtttatcaaatatcatgtATAAACTAACCAGTATGAAATTCTCTGTAAGTATTCATCCACTCTTAATCCACTTCCACTTGTTCCCAGTTCCACTCTCGATTCATTTCCACTggtacccagttccactctAGATCGACAGTTCtggatcaagttccacagttctgaacccagttccacagttctgaacccagttcctcatccagtttcacagtcctgtatccagttccacagttctgaacccagttccacagttctgaacccagttccacagatctgaacccagttccacggttctgTATCCAGTTGCaaagttctggatccagttccacagttctggatccagtttcacagttctggaccaaGTTCTAcaattctggatccagttccgctgTTCTGGATCCaacacagttctggatccagttccacagttctggatccagttccgcagttcaggatccagttctacagttttggatccagttccacagttctggatccagttccacagttctggatccagttccgcagttcaggatccagttctacagttttggatccagttccacagttctggatccagttccacagttctggatccagttccgctgttctggatccagttccacagttctggatccagttccacaattctggtCCCAGTGCAAGTCTGGCAATTGTCCAGGGGATAATTTTAGTAGAATCTGTATACATGAAATGTTATCGATGTTGATACTGCTGTTGCCATGCtaatgctgctgctgttgccatgctaatactgctgctgctgtttttgttgtttcagGATCCGTTGAAAGATGGAGAAACAAAAATCAGAAGTGACTTCGAAGCTTTGAACGAAGAAATCCTACAAGGATTCCGAAATCTAGAAGACTAAATAATTAGCGAACACTGGTAACCAGTCCAAACATCGAAGACCAGTCTATCCATTGCAGTCGCTGGAAACCAGTCCAAACGTTGGACAGCAGACTATCATTCACACTGGAAACCAGTCCAAAAGTTATAAAACTAGTCAGCTTTACGCGTGTTTGAACAAAATCTTCAAATATAGAAACACAATAGAATACATAGTTTTAGTGGATTCTGTAtcaatttattatatatatatgtgtataatGTGTATCATACTGTATGTATCAGGATACCGTATCATGCAATGTATCATATACAAAACGACCAgaattatatcatgtatttcGGGGGTTTGAAGTTTGCTGGAATTTCATACGAATGACTTCTGAATGAATTTTGGCGTTAGCAATAAAATCGATGTGTTTATTTCATGCGTTGTGGATTTGCGTATCGAGTTTAAACTGAGTTTAAACCGAGTTTAAACTCGGGTCTACTGTATTTATTCAATGTCTGTAAATATATAAGATTATTATGCGAATTTAGTAAATATATAGTGTGTTACGAAATAAGTGTTCTTCGTATTAGACCTAAACATTGGAAATAGAAGCTGacattaattattgattattgcaGTTGGAAACATGTGTGATAGTGGTTAGTTTTAATGGACTGGGTTTTCAATCTCTAGACTCGTACTAAGATAAATAAAAGGTATTTTAAAGATGATTTCAGATGATAACATCGTATAAGGCTCATCGGTGCTAAAACCGATCACACACTTTGGACTAATGGACTTGACTGGGTCCTGAGGTTAAATTGAgtcccagtctataaaacttgTTTGAATATAAGACATTGAGGCTTTTAAAAAACCCTATCGAATTATATAGAATTATATATAGGTATTTTACTGGTACTGGTAGAAAACTGTGCTTGAATATAGGAATATATGATACATTGAATCTGTTAGAAAATGGTTGCACATTCCAAAAACTAATACCTGTTGTTATATCTAACGGAAAGAGTTCGGTAGAAAATTCTTACTTCCTGTGTATAAAAAATGTGGAATTCATTGTAAAATCAAAACCTGTcaaataaaatacatgtaaaattCGACATCAACAAATAGTCGAATTGTTAATAATTTCTATCATCACGATGAGACCGAGGATTCATTGATAATCTCATGAGGGTTCATTGAGGATCTCGTGACGATTCATTGAGAATTTCATGAGGATTcattgataatctcgcgaggaTTCATTGATTAGGATTTTCTGGTCACTGGTTCCTCAACCTGCTTGTAATCCTCTTTCTAAGTAACTCAAACGATTTCTTAAGTCTATCTACGtatccatttttattttctcttaGCCGGAAGTACATTCTATCGCTCAAGCGCTGATCGCTTCTCTCAAAGACTGATCTCCCCTTTTATATCGTTTACTGTTTAGAAACGCGTGTGCAGGCTCTTAACACCACATGGTATTCATACGTCACAACATTCCACCGACCCATGTATGGAATGTTTTGGTCCTACACACGTCACAATATTCTAAATATACTTTTGCACTCGCCAGAGCTCATGGCCACACCATAGGCATAATTAGGTTTCCTTAAGCGGATACATAAACACCTGAAAATATCTGAAAGTACAAACATCTGAAGGACACTGGTTCTGGTGACCTTCAGTAGAAGATGATGCGAGTGTTATAGTGAAATGTGTCAAGTGTCATTGTTTATTGTTCTCGTGACGATACATGACCCGCGCTTAACCGGTTTCATCCAGTTTAGATGTGCGGATTGTATACCCTTTAGCCAATCAACGACGAGTATGACGAATAATGCGTCCAATCACTGATGAGGATTTTCGGACGCGGTGACGACGCGGTTGTCTCTACAACGAAAATCAACCATAAATTTATCCGTGAAATTAACATCAATAGTTGTTAAGTAGAATGTTCAATGATCGCGCAGTGGAATAAAGCGGTATGTTGCGATTCACTTTGATCGGTGCTGACTGAGAataagtgggttcgagtcccgctAGCGGTGCTTTTACTTTAACGCCGCATATCGGGGGCCGAAGATGTAAAACAAGATTAAAGAACATTATTGACTCATTAGCTATCCGCCATGTTTACCAGCTGAGCCCACGCAGCTTAAAGCGCCAGCTCTGACATCGTTACGGAATGAACTGCTGCATATGAATATGAAAGCATTGATCCAGTGATTGATGCTGGCGATGTAGGCAGCAGCCAATTCCCCCAAACCCAAAAACATCGCGTAATTCTGATAAACACAGCTCGCCAAATAGAAATCGTACGTTTCCACAAGACTCCCTTTCTCGAACAACAGGAGATAGATGAGGCCTTTTAGAAACGACAAGAAGAAAAAAGCGACCGATGTAGAAACGACTAAAACTGTGATCTTTTTCGCGGCTGCCTTTTTCTTATCGTCTGCACCCTGTTGGTTTGACATATTCGCCGAGCCGCGAACCCCGTATATGATCGCCCCGTTAGCGATGGCCATCACGAATATCGGTAGATATATATCCATGATATTGTTGTAATGGAAATACCACAAGTAGACAGTGACGTAAGGTATGCGACAGTTTGTGACCGTTCCGTTCATGATGTCCCGTCCTTCGAATAGCGCCGACCAGACGAGCTGGATTATGATCAGTACAGCACTCGTAACGGCTATCGCTCGCTTAGCTCTACCTACAGTGCACAGAGTGGCAGCTTGAAGAGGTTTAGAAACGGCTACAGCGCGATCAACCGTCATCAGAACCAAGATCCAAACAGCTATCTGTTTCGGGCAGATAGTATGAAACGCTTTGATGATACAACCAGCGCGATTCGATTTGATACGATACATGTCAATCAAATGCGTTACCGAGATACAGACCATCGCGTACAAGTCAGCCCCGCCCAGAAATAACATGTAGAAATGACCGGCACTGGATGGCGCTTTTTTGTACGTCCCGAAAGCGATCAGAACCAAACCGATCAAACTCAATATCGGGTACGAATAATCTAAGGCGTACATCAATGGATTCAGGAAATACATCATCCAACTCATGTCAGCGGGTTGACAACTTCCGGTTTTGTTTCCTACCATTTCGACCTGTTGAATGTGAAAAGCGAGGAATCGTTTTAAGTTTTCAAAGACTTTtttaaagagtttttaaaGACTCGCTAGTGCTCAGCCATGCATGACTTATTCTtggcattttcaaaaatccatCTTCAAGAAAACATCCAGGCCGACCAACCTTATTCCCCAAAAACTTATTTCAATcatagttaatgaataattaatctaaagcaacatattttctgatacACCGCGTATATTCCAACCCGTTTCTATTGGCATTATCTCATTTCTAATAACTACTGGATATTGTTCATAAGATCAATGATGAATTCCCATCAGACCAGTTTGTATTATTGAGGTTATTTATATATCAGTTCAGCTGATATTTAATGGTTTTTCCTCATTTTTTATTACTTCGAGTTATTTCCAAATTCTCTGTCATTTCATTCATGTTCTAATTATTTCCAAAATATCTAAACATGCTATTTTACAGTTGAAATTTTCTAAAAGTACAAAATCTACTCACAACAACAAGTTTTCTCTTGAATTCCTATAAACACTAACAATACGTAGATTCCTGCTGCTGTTAATATCTCAGATATCTCGAATCTCTGTTTATCTCGATTATGAACCGTTCCTGTCTGTAAGGCGTTGTTTTATAATCAGTTTTTCAACCAATCGGTGAGCCGAATTTTGAAGTGTCGTCGTAAACTCAACGGAGCAAAGACAGACTCAACTGGACAGATCAAAACCATTCTATCGATAAATACCCGACAAACAAAATGGTTTCGGCGTCCGGGCTGAGAGTGTGCAGGGTTCTGACTGAGGGTGTGCAGGGTTCTGACTGAGAGTGTGCAGGGTTCTGGCTGAGAGTGTGCAGGGGTCTGGCTGAGAGTGTGCAGGGGTCTGGCTGAGGAGGGTGTGCAGGGTTAGTCCAGGCTAAGAGGTAACATGAGTAAAGAAGTTGGCTGAATGTAAGGACTGAGTTGTATGTTTGGCGATGAAATCTTTGattgtgtgtttgtgtgtgtgaCCCCACCtcgaaataatcaataactaGTCACGTCGTTTCGTCCATCAGTTAGCAATCTAACACAGGAAGTGACGAGATAATTCAAACAGTAGACCACACACGTGAACGCGGAGATAGCTTTCAATAAAACACGCCATACACATTTTATCGACAATAAATCGTAATTAGCGATTTATAGCAGCAGATGATTACTGAGCTTAAAAAGAACGCGACCAATGAGTATAGCCTACTTAACTTCACTTTTACAAACACTCAATATTCACTTTATATTCCCTGATAGTTAAATGGAAAACGCCTTTATTTCACTATCGTCGTTTAGCAGCAGTTTTTAATCTATTGCAGGTGATCATCAAATTACAAAGAACCTGCTGATATCATCCCTAATTTGCTCCTCTCGAAAATCTGTACAACTCGTTAACTAGAGGCATTACCATTAAAAACGTTGTAAAACTAACAATGCGGCTGAAGCTTTCTGAGCGATTTATTCtagataaatatttaatttctATTCTGGAAATGTTATCTCTGATAATGATCCACTGTTTGTATTAGAATTAAGTGcagaaataaattattttgtcAATTAAATGCATTAAAGTGTCAAGCATGAAGTTTTGAAACGCATATTGATGAGTGGTGAACGGCCCGGGAATAGTTATTTGTCGACCGGGGAGTAACCCTTTCAATTCTCCACCATTTGAAATGCTCCATGGTAGAACAGTTCAGAGGAAGAAGAAAGATTTAAAAACGagaacaaaatcaaatttgcCTAAAGACCGTCAACGCAGGCATCTCCGGTGAAAGATagagaataaatgaagaaagatGCAGAAGATGAGAAACAGATATCTAAATACGAGGTCTCTTCTCTAGAATTACTGACTGCTGAAGATATTCGGACCGTTAGGTCTTGTAGAATTGTGTCGCAAGCATCAATCACTGGATCGATGCTTCCGTAATGATGTCAGAACTGTGCGCTATAGGCTGCGTGGCCTCAGCTGGTAAACATGGCGGATAGCTAATGAGTCAGTTATGTTCATTAATCTTGTTTTACATCTTCGGCCCCGATATGCTGCCTTAAAATAAAAGCACAGCTagcgggaatcgaacccactTATTGTCAGTCGGCACCGATCAAAGTGAATGCAACATGCCGCTTTATTCCACTGATCATGGGACAATCTACTTAACAACTATTGACGTTAATTTCACTGATAAATTTATGgttgattttctaattttgtCGTAGATACAATAAATTTCGAATATTCTGAGCGACTTTAAAGTAAAAAGCACAGCTagcgggactcgaacccacttatTGTCAGTCAGCACCGATCAACGTTAATGCAACATGCCGCTTTATTCCACTGATCATGGGACATTATACTAAAAGGGCTCAGCTCATCTTTTGTATCTATTTGTGTTAGAAAcctttataaatacattttcaaaacaacagaaaaacatttcaCCTAATACTTTATCCAAAAAGAGGGTTTTGTAGAGTGCCTGCCGCCATTTTCTCCACGTAGCAGACGCTTTTCCCCGGCTGTGACGTAGTTCGGCCCACTTCGATACGTGTTACTGCTGCTATTCATAGTGTTTTCATCACTTTAAGTCCAATAACAGTTCTAAACTGCAGCATGATGCCACATCAGCAATTATTTGGATATGTTTCACACAGTGAGTGGATAAATAAAAGTAAAGACCCCACTGGCAGCCCAGCAGGAGTATTTCAACTGAGATCTTCAATGAGTGTATCTGGAGTGTGTGATGGGCCGGGATACGTCATCAATGTTTACATGCCTAACTTTCAATATGGCGGCTCTCATCTGCCGTAAATTCTGCTGATAACGGTATCAAAATCGTTGAATACAAGTTCATTAGgaagaattggaaatttcaacTAGCATAATGCTAAACAACAACACGAGTAGAAATGAATGGCCAATTATAATTTTTTGACTGCAGTTCCCCTTTAACAACTATTGATGTTCATTTCACGGATAAATTtatggtttattttcaaattttgttgtAGATACAAAAAATTTCGAATATTCTGATCACCGTGGTTCCATATCTTCCACACAAGGCTCCCCGAATCTACATCCAGGTCGAGGGAGGGTATCTACTTCCAGGTCGAGGGAGGAGGAAATCTACAGCCAGGTCGAGGGAGGGAATCTACTTCCAGGTCGAGGGAGGAGGGAATCTACATCCAGGTCGAGGGAGGGAATCTACTTCCAGGTCGAGGGAGGGAATCTACATCCAGGTCGACGGAGGGAATCGACAGCCAGGTCGAGGGAGGGAATCTACATCCAGGTCGAGGGAGGGAATCGACAGCCAGGTCGAGGGAGGGAATCTACATCCAGGTCGACGGAGGGAATCGACAGCCAGGTCGAGGGAGGGAATCTACATCCAGGTCGAGGGAGGGAATCTACATCCAGGTCGAGGGAGGGAATCTACGGCCAGGTCGAGGGAGGGAATCTACAGCCAGGTCGAGGGAGGGAATCTACAGCCAGGTCGAGGGAGGGCGAATCCAATAAAGAGACGAGACTAACAGTGCGATAGATATGATGAGTTTCTACAATACGTTTTTGtagttttatttgtttcaaaattacagaatGATACTAAATAATGTGACCACCAACTCGGGAACCCAGTATAGCGTTCTTCACAAACAAGAGGGTATCCCAGCGACAACGAGCCATCGTCCGTTCTTTCTATCAATCGCAACACAATCTTCGGATCCACTAGATCCTTGGTTGTTTGGTTCACTTCCTGCCATCTCGTGTAACGCCAGTACTAAAATGAGAAGATAACTGAATAAAACCCGCTGAGTCCCTGTGAGGAACACAACTTTAAAACCCACTGAGTCCCTGTGAGGAACACAACTTTAAAACCCACTGAGTCCCTGTGAGGAGCACAACTTTAAAACCCACTGAGTCCAAGCGCTGTTAATGAAGCACGTCTTAAAAATTTAAACCCATTAATGCAGTTGGTATAGAAGATAACAATAGCCACACGTGGATCAAGTACAGTAAAGACGGGTATAGTTGAACCAGAACACAATGTAAAACTTGAAACAGATATCAATAAATCATAATCGCTGGATTTCAGCCTGGAGCCAGTAACACACAGTACCACACAGTACCACATGTATAATGTGTATCAggataaaacatttaaaatataCTGAAACAAAGTTTACTTGCCTAATTCGAGTTTtcggggtcattcatttattatgtacgcgttaggggagggggagggggtcagtgcaattgcgtactgtaatacttaatgtatacgaaaaaatggccgattttgcgtacaggggggagggggggttgaaaaattcagattttatgcgtacgtaataaatgaatgatcccttttCGGGGT
This window harbors:
- the LOC141906876 gene encoding V-type proton ATPase catalytic subunit A-like isoform X1, with the protein product MAGGMERAKNLSKIQDVEKESLFGYVFAVSGPVVTAQNMAGSAMYEMVRVGHSELVGEIIRLEGDMATIQVYEDTSGVTVGDPVLRTGKPLSVELGPGIMKSIFDGIQRPLQDIADLTQSIYIPKGVNTPALDRSKKWEFESMNVKIGSHITGGDIYGIVYENSLIKHKIMLPPKAKGTVTWMAEPGMYDCNDVILECEFDGEKSKYTMLQVWPVRQMRPVSEKLAANHPLLTGQRVLDALFPCVQGGTTAIPGAFGCGKTVISQSLSKYSNSDVIIYVGCGERGNEMSEVLRDFPELTIEVEGKQESIMTRTALVANTSNMPVAAREASIYTGITLAEYFRDMGYNVSMMADSTSRWAEALREISGRLAEMPADSGYPAYLGARLASFYERAGRVKCIGNPEREGSVTIVGAVSPPGGDFADPVTANTLGIVQVFWGLDKKLAQRKHFPSINWLISYSKYMRALDDYYEKNHPEFVALRTKTREILQEEEELSEIVQLVGKGSLAESDKITLEVAKLLKDDFLQQNGYSSYDKFCPFYKTVGMLKNMITFYDSARHAVETTAQSDNKITWAIIRDSLSNIMYKLTSMKFSDPLKDGETKIRSDFEALNEEILQGFRNLED
- the LOC141906876 gene encoding V-type proton ATPase catalytic subunit A-like isoform X2, with product MERAKNLSKIQDVEKESLFGYVFAVSGPVVTAQNMAGSAMYEMVRVGHSELVGEIIRLEGDMATIQVYEDTSGVTVGDPVLRTGKPLSVELGPGIMKSIFDGIQRPLQDIADLTQSIYIPKGVNTPALDRSKKWEFESMNVKIGSHITGGDIYGIVYENSLIKHKIMLPPKAKGTVTWMAEPGMYDCNDVILECEFDGEKSKYTMLQVWPVRQMRPVSEKLAANHPLLTGQRVLDALFPCVQGGTTAIPGAFGCGKTVISQSLSKYSNSDVIIYVGCGERGNEMSEVLRDFPELTIEVEGKQESIMTRTALVANTSNMPVAAREASIYTGITLAEYFRDMGYNVSMMADSTSRWAEALREISGRLAEMPADSGYPAYLGARLASFYERAGRVKCIGNPEREGSVTIVGAVSPPGGDFADPVTANTLGIVQVFWGLDKKLAQRKHFPSINWLISYSKYMRALDDYYEKNHPEFVALRTKTREILQEEEELSEIVQLVGKGSLAESDKITLEVAKLLKDDFLQQNGYSSYDKFCPFYKTVGMLKNMITFYDSARHAVETTAQSDNKITWAIIRDSLSNIMYKLTSMKFSDPLKDGETKIRSDFEALNEEILQGFRNLED